A stretch of Triticum aestivum cultivar Chinese Spring chromosome 1D, IWGSC CS RefSeq v2.1, whole genome shotgun sequence DNA encodes these proteins:
- the LOC123175432 gene encoding uncharacterized protein, whose protein sequence is MVIHSKLPWASFLTTGSLFGSVGYKHWSALTIKVRLPNGKVVDGWLNYHSSFCDLAVVGTNSLLHFLRSHNLRVACLDDNMQVDSVAGVLAVRRCFDSGKLVYTRGSLTGGIQNEELNLPLTGAIQDKELNFSTCKITEAASGGPLVDCDGNIVGMNYYGGKITPFLPSNLIFDLLGLEMFWAASEEDHRCTDETEESYSDSPKELTDDQLERILAPWPASGDDFKDRANEMLRTAGHPLPKFADDGMYLKEGFDDEFGNGNWSEPTRTVASKMSLSVVALASFIVEYDSTGEHDKEKRRKHFACTGVIIVCDGSTARVLISASLVRTSGEENNIHPGLKIEVCLWSERRVDGTLQHYDLHYNAAIVSIEGACSYCAANLDEPSKTDEVVALGRAFESGELMATNGAVTGESSRFDCKELRMSTCTITKAGIGGPLVDFDGNFVGMNFYDMEQTPYLPRDIILEVIRRFDAKRTAAAAVEATEESEFHSWPVPDAYWVYPSRYPEPPRPPASFELE, encoded by the exons ATGGTTATTCACAGCAAACTGCCTTGGGCCTCTTTTCTGACCACGGGAAGTTTGTTTGGATCAGTAGGTTACAAACACTGGAGCGCATTGACG ATCAAGGTGCGCCTTCCAAATGGCAAAGTGGTAGATGGGTGGCTCAACTATCATTCGTCCTTTTGCGATCTCGCCGTTGTCGGCACCAATTCCTTGCTGCACTTCCTGCGCTCACATAATCTTCGTGTAGCATGTCTCGATGACAACATGCAAGTTGATTCGGTGGCCGGGGTATTAGCTGTAAGGCGGTGCTTCGACTCAGGCAAATTAGTGTACACCAGAGGGTCACTGACTGGTGGAATTCAAAACGAAGAGCTTAATTTGCCACTGACTGGTGCAATTCAAGACAAAGAGCTTAATTTTTCCACATGCAAAATCACCGAG GCTGCCAGTGGAGGACCACTTGTTGATTGTGATGGGAATATTGTTGGAATGAACTACTATGGCGGGAAAATAACTCCATTCCTACCAAGTAATCTAATTTTTGACCTCCTTGGGCTTGAGATGTTCTG GGCTGCAAGTGAAGAAGATCATCGCTGTACAGATGAGACAGAAGAATCTTATAGCGACAGTCCGAAAG AACTCACTGACGACCAACTTGAACGTATACTTGCTCCCTGGCCTGCTTCCGGTGATG ACTTTAAGGATAGAGCAAATGAGATGCTAAGGACTGCTGGTCATCCCTTGCCAAAGTTTGCTGATG ATGGCATGTACTTGAAAGAGGGTTTTGACGATGAATTCGGCAACGGTAATTGGAGTGAACCAACCAGGACAGTTGCTTCAAAGATGTCTCTAAGTGTTGTGGCACTTGCTTCATTCATCGTAGAATATGATTCTACTGGGGAGCACGACAAGG AGAAAAGAAGAAAGCATTTTGCTTGCACAGGTGTAATTATAGTGTGCGATGGATCCACTGCAAGAGTTCTGATTTCAGCAAGTTTAGTTAGAACTTCTGGTGAAGAAAACAACATTCATCCTGGATTGAAG ATTGAAGTGTGCCTTTGGAGCGAAAGACGTGTGGACGGGACATTGCAACATTATGACTTGCACTATAATGCAGCTATTGTCAGCATCGAGGGTGCCTGCAGTTATTGTGCGGCAAACCTTGATGAACCATCTAAAACTGATGAGGTAGTAGCTCTAGGGCGCGCCTTCGAATCAGGCGAGTTAATGGCCACGAACGGGGCTGTGACTGGTGAAAGTAGCAGATTTGATTGCAAAGAGCTTCGGATGTCCACTTGTACAATTACCAAG GCTGGGATTGGAGGGCCCCTTGTTGATTTTGATGGGAACTTTGTTGGCATGAACTTCTATGACATGGAACAAACTCCTTATCTGCCAAGGGATATAATCCTGGAAGTCATCAGGCGTTTTGATGCAAAACG gactgctgctgctgctgtcgagGCTACAGAAGAGTCTGAATTTCACAG CTGGCCCGTGCCCGACGCCTACTGGGTTTATCCGAGTCGTTACCCCGAACCCCCGCGCCCTCCTGCAAGCTTTGAGTTGGAGTAA